The following coding sequences lie in one Thalassoglobus polymorphus genomic window:
- a CDS encoding TolB-like translocation protein yields the protein MSRTLKTVAVSLTLLALTTHSFAQEKLTAIYAVDADGKNARMISDMEGFPSVGSPDVSPDGTRIAFDGWQDGENSGDAQIFILDIKTSKTQSVGYGAMPTWSADGKYLAYSSYDPRGVCIQAADRVASTIIDPQGWGIQWSPDGKKLAYTSRGNFIIYDLLTNSKKTIQPRADNPYRSIYWNADWSPDSKKLCFKGTLADGTYETAIVDISEDEPKLTVCYAYKGGYGNEFAWHPDGDRITTVKWSKGAQIHSFKPAANVETSPLEGQPTDRDNVAVDWSRDGKTLYFVSRPRKSE from the coding sequence ATGTCACGAACTCTGAAAACAGTCGCTGTCAGTCTTACGCTGCTCGCCCTGACCACGCACTCATTCGCACAGGAGAAACTGACTGCCATCTACGCAGTCGATGCCGACGGGAAGAATGCCCGCATGATCTCGGACATGGAAGGCTTTCCGAGCGTGGGATCGCCAGATGTTTCGCCTGACGGAACTCGCATTGCTTTCGATGGATGGCAAGACGGAGAGAACAGTGGTGATGCCCAAATCTTCATCCTGGACATCAAAACGTCAAAGACTCAGAGTGTCGGCTACGGAGCAATGCCGACATGGTCAGCTGACGGAAAATATTTAGCCTATAGCAGTTATGATCCCCGAGGAGTCTGCATCCAGGCGGCCGACCGTGTTGCGTCGACGATTATTGATCCGCAAGGCTGGGGAATCCAGTGGTCTCCCGACGGCAAAAAACTCGCCTACACCTCTCGTGGCAACTTCATCATCTACGATCTCCTGACGAACTCCAAAAAAACGATTCAACCCAGAGCAGACAATCCGTATCGATCGATCTACTGGAATGCAGACTGGTCACCCGACTCGAAAAAACTTTGCTTCAAAGGGACCCTCGCAGATGGGACTTATGAAACCGCCATCGTTGATATCTCCGAAGACGAGCCGAAATTGACAGTCTGTTATGCATACAAGGGTGGCTACGGAAACGAGTTCGCCTGGCATCCCGACGGAGACCGAATCACCACGGTCAAATGGAGCAAGGGAGCTCAAATCCACAGTTTCAAACCAGCAGCGAACGTCGAAACGTCTCCCCTGGAAGGCCAGCCAACTGACCGTGACAACGTCGCTGTCGATTGGAGCCGTGACGGAAAAACGCTCTATTTCGTCAGCCGTCCCAGAAAGTCAGAGTGA
- a CDS encoding sulfatase — MKTLTISNVFTILSLFCCFTILTDLAEAAENKKPNVVLILVDDMGWMDLSCQGSDYYKTPHIDKLAAEGMRFTDAYAACSVCSPTRAAVMTGRYPGRIGVTDWIRARFQRGGLGTPEANPTEYVGGKKQKLLCPPNPYWLEHEEITVAELLQDEGYKTCHIGKWHLGDPDWYPPSQGFDINIGGCDLGQPPSYFDPYTHPRYSFEESFKPRKKDEFLTHREGDEAKQFIRANKENSFFLSYCPYAVHTPIQAIDEVAAKYRKKGKKEVHAKYAALVESVDDAVGMIVDELQSLKLLDNTLIIFTSDNGGLKGPTDNTPLRSGKGYAYEGGIRVPLIARWPGVIPAGTVSHEPIMSIDLLPTICEAVGVNVPDDRAIDGLSLLPLFKNESHQLEDDRVLTWHFPHYRHAPGPYSIIRDGDWKLIKWYEGKKELYNLADDLSESKDLSSEHQEQLVKLEQKLAQELEKQGAKLPKLNPEYVPPTK, encoded by the coding sequence ATGAAAACTTTGACCATCTCAAACGTCTTCACCATTCTCAGTCTGTTCTGCTGTTTCACAATCTTGACAGACTTGGCAGAAGCTGCTGAGAACAAGAAACCGAATGTTGTCCTGATTCTCGTTGACGACATGGGTTGGATGGACCTCTCATGTCAGGGGTCGGATTACTACAAAACTCCGCACATCGACAAACTGGCTGCCGAAGGGATGCGTTTTACCGACGCTTACGCTGCATGCTCGGTTTGCAGCCCAACACGTGCTGCGGTCATGACAGGTCGATACCCCGGTCGAATCGGTGTGACCGACTGGATTCGTGCACGGTTTCAACGAGGCGGTCTCGGAACTCCCGAAGCAAATCCAACTGAATACGTCGGCGGAAAAAAACAGAAACTTCTTTGTCCACCAAATCCATATTGGCTGGAGCACGAAGAAATCACTGTAGCGGAATTACTTCAAGACGAAGGCTACAAAACGTGCCACATCGGCAAGTGGCACTTGGGAGATCCGGACTGGTATCCGCCATCACAGGGCTTTGACATCAATATCGGCGGTTGTGATTTGGGACAGCCTCCATCTTATTTCGATCCGTATACACACCCACGCTACTCGTTCGAGGAGAGTTTCAAACCGCGAAAGAAAGACGAGTTTCTCACTCATCGCGAAGGAGACGAAGCGAAACAGTTTATTCGCGCGAACAAAGAAAATTCGTTCTTTTTGAGCTATTGCCCGTACGCGGTCCATACGCCAATCCAGGCGATTGACGAAGTCGCAGCCAAGTACCGCAAGAAGGGGAAGAAAGAAGTTCATGCGAAATACGCAGCCCTCGTCGAAAGTGTTGATGATGCCGTCGGAATGATCGTGGACGAATTGCAATCACTGAAACTTCTCGACAATACATTGATCATCTTCACCTCAGACAACGGAGGACTGAAAGGTCCGACGGATAACACACCGCTGCGATCAGGCAAGGGTTATGCCTACGAAGGCGGAATTCGAGTCCCGCTCATCGCTCGCTGGCCGGGAGTCATCCCTGCCGGAACAGTTTCGCACGAACCGATCATGAGCATCGATCTGCTCCCCACAATTTGCGAAGCTGTCGGCGTGAATGTTCCAGACGATCGCGCCATCGATGGTCTCTCTTTGCTACCGTTGTTCAAGAACGAATCGCATCAACTGGAAGACGATAGAGTCCTCACCTGGCACTTTCCTCATTACCGACACGCCCCCGGTCCCTATTCCATCATTCGAGATGGGGATTGGAAATTGATTAAGTGGTATGAAGGAAAGAAAGAACTCTACAACCTCGCCGACGATCTTTCCGAGTCGAAAGATTTGTCCAGCGAACATCAAGAACAACTCGTAAAACTGGAACAGAAGCTCGCTCAAGAACTGGAAAAGCAAGGGGCCAAACTTCCCAAGCTCAATCCAGAGTATGTTCCGCCAACGAAGTAA
- a CDS encoding M3 family oligoendopeptidase, whose translation MSTVAQYALTWDLDSLYPHPEKDEFKKIFDEYKKDLKQLADDSESLPAIAPEVATVWADFLDRVVDVFGRSSDLNAFIGCHAAADAGNKLFQQMEASLAALGPLSNQVFTNVESAFRDLSDEQLNAFAEADERLANVKFFLEECRSNVQLRLPKDLEMLAAELGVDGIHAWGRMYERISGALRVELMEKGEIVKKSPGQVRVDLPDRKTRQNNFYAIEKAWNTQADNCADALNHIAGTRLAKYRRLGVEDHLTVPLRYNRMRRETLNTMWDVITNRKEPLLRYFERKAQLLGVEKMAWYDQLAPIPQASQGAGDSLSYDDACNTVIKTFHGFSGHLGDFAEKALNEGWVEVEDREGKRQGGFCTGMPTKKQSRIFMTYKNSADDMSTLAHELGHAYHSHVLREQPFLLQDYPMNLAETASTFAEAVLGDQRLAEADSPAKKLGILNNMLSDSVAFMMNIHARFIFENQFHVERAEGELSAERLTAIMLDAQKEAYCDSFEDWSNAFWISKLHFYITGWPFYNFPYTFGYLLSLGVYSTADEFGDDFPTKYRELLIATGCMNAEEAVQSTLGYDLTQPEFWNKSIDIIDSRVEEFLKVSEDMI comes from the coding sequence ATGAGCACTGTTGCACAATATGCCCTGACCTGGGATCTCGATTCACTTTACCCTCACCCGGAGAAGGATGAGTTCAAAAAGATTTTCGACGAGTACAAAAAAGATTTGAAACAACTCGCTGATGATTCTGAGTCTCTTCCTGCGATTGCTCCAGAAGTTGCAACTGTCTGGGCGGATTTCCTGGATCGTGTGGTTGATGTTTTCGGTCGCTCTTCTGATTTGAATGCATTCATTGGCTGTCACGCTGCCGCAGATGCAGGAAACAAGCTGTTTCAACAGATGGAAGCTTCGCTTGCTGCCTTGGGGCCGCTTTCCAATCAAGTTTTCACAAATGTGGAATCTGCTTTTCGAGATCTTTCGGACGAGCAACTCAATGCTTTCGCAGAGGCGGACGAACGGCTTGCAAATGTGAAGTTCTTTCTCGAAGAATGTCGCTCGAATGTGCAGTTACGACTTCCCAAAGATCTGGAAATGCTCGCAGCGGAATTGGGTGTCGATGGAATTCATGCCTGGGGGCGGATGTACGAACGGATCTCCGGAGCGTTGCGTGTCGAGTTAATGGAAAAAGGTGAGATCGTTAAGAAATCGCCCGGTCAGGTGCGGGTCGATCTCCCCGACCGCAAGACACGGCAGAACAACTTTTATGCGATCGAGAAAGCATGGAACACGCAGGCAGATAACTGTGCCGATGCGCTCAACCATATCGCAGGAACTCGACTTGCAAAATATCGACGACTCGGAGTCGAAGACCATCTCACGGTTCCGTTGCGATACAATCGGATGCGACGTGAAACGCTCAACACGATGTGGGATGTCATCACCAACCGCAAGGAACCGCTCCTGAGGTACTTCGAACGGAAGGCGCAATTGCTCGGCGTTGAAAAGATGGCATGGTACGATCAACTGGCCCCTATCCCGCAAGCATCACAAGGGGCAGGAGATTCTCTTAGCTACGATGACGCCTGTAATACTGTCATCAAAACTTTCCATGGATTCAGCGGTCACTTAGGCGACTTCGCTGAGAAAGCACTCAACGAAGGTTGGGTCGAAGTTGAAGATCGTGAAGGGAAACGCCAAGGCGGATTCTGCACTGGGATGCCGACCAAGAAGCAGTCGCGAATCTTCATGACCTACAAGAACAGCGCTGATGATATGTCGACGCTCGCTCATGAGTTGGGGCATGCTTACCATTCGCATGTCCTGCGAGAACAGCCGTTCTTGCTTCAGGACTATCCGATGAATCTCGCTGAAACGGCATCCACTTTTGCTGAAGCGGTTCTTGGTGATCAACGACTCGCAGAGGCTGATTCGCCAGCGAAGAAGCTGGGAATTCTCAACAACATGTTGAGCGATTCTGTCGCGTTCATGATGAATATTCACGCTCGGTTTATATTTGAAAATCAATTTCACGTTGAGCGTGCTGAAGGAGAATTATCGGCAGAGCGACTTACCGCGATCATGCTCGATGCTCAGAAGGAGGCATACTGCGATTCCTTTGAAGACTGGTCCAACGCATTCTGGATTTCGAAGTTGCACTTCTACATCACCGGTTGGCCCTTCTACAACTTCCCGTATACCTTCGGGTATTTGCTCTCACTTGGTGTCTATTCGACAGCAGATGAGTTCGGCGATGATTTTCCGACCAAGTATCGCGAGCTTCTCATTGCGACAGGCTGCATGAATGCTGAAGAGGCTGTTCAGTCGACTCTTGGCTACGATCTCACCCAACCGGAGTTCTGGAACAAGAGCATTGATATCATCGATTCACGTGTCGAAGAATTCCTGAAAGTGAGCGAAGATATGATTTAG
- a CDS encoding c-type heme family protein: MMNKSSHTLAIFTVLIVSAASVFHPIATADEPANASSEEVSPQKPKSVAEARQQAKMLYETVHGMLQIVHRDFFDEEESLKIPSASFEEVFEEIKHTQGVSMRWISVNTEAMNVDNEPKTKFEKDAVKELITGKEEYESATDEAFQFVGTIRLSSRCLKCHVPRRSNNKDRAAGLVISIPLKKTEVEAAAQ; this comes from the coding sequence ATGATGAACAAATCTTCGCATACACTCGCCATCTTCACAGTGTTGATCGTCTCTGCTGCATCTGTTTTTCATCCCATCGCCACGGCAGATGAGCCAGCGAATGCCTCGAGTGAAGAGGTCAGCCCGCAAAAACCAAAGAGTGTTGCAGAGGCTCGTCAGCAAGCAAAAATGCTATATGAAACGGTACATGGCATGCTGCAAATCGTTCATCGAGATTTCTTTGATGAAGAGGAGTCGCTGAAGATTCCGTCGGCCTCATTTGAAGAAGTGTTCGAAGAAATCAAACACACGCAAGGCGTTTCGATGCGGTGGATTTCCGTGAACACAGAGGCGATGAACGTCGACAACGAGCCGAAAACGAAATTCGAAAAAGACGCAGTCAAAGAATTGATCACAGGCAAGGAAGAGTACGAAAGTGCAACGGACGAAGCTTTTCAATTCGTCGGAACGATTCGCCTCTCTTCCCGATGTTTGAAGTGTCATGTCCCGCGACGGTCCAACAACAAGGATCGGGCTGCTGGACTTGTGATTTCGATCCCCCTCAAGAAAACAGAAGTTGAAGCAGCTGCTCAGTGA
- a CDS encoding glycosyltransferase family 2 protein has product MSSRVLTALPVYNEVNHVHGVLDEVRRHCDEILVVNDGSTDGTTELLDEIEGIHLIHHAVNQGYGAGLRSAFNYAVENKYDVLVTIDCDGQHAPKLIPQMAAAVELNGSQPWDIVSGSRYLQDLDTDSVPPEDRRAINFRINQQLKECFGLELTDSFCGFKAYRVAALPCFEITELGYAMPLQLWVQAVRHGLRITEFPVPLIYLEEERSFGGSLDDSEKRMAYYQQILKREMESQDVPCGEGRFST; this is encoded by the coding sequence ATGTCATCACGAGTTTTAACGGCGCTCCCGGTCTACAACGAAGTGAATCATGTTCACGGCGTGCTGGATGAGGTGCGTCGACACTGCGATGAGATTCTCGTGGTCAATGATGGATCAACCGACGGGACAACAGAACTTCTTGATGAAATCGAAGGTATTCATCTCATTCACCATGCTGTAAATCAAGGGTACGGGGCCGGGCTGAGAAGCGCTTTTAACTATGCTGTCGAGAATAAATACGATGTTCTAGTCACAATCGACTGTGACGGTCAGCATGCCCCGAAATTGATCCCGCAGATGGCAGCTGCCGTCGAGTTGAATGGAAGTCAGCCTTGGGATATCGTCTCCGGGAGTCGATATCTGCAAGATCTTGATACAGACAGCGTTCCCCCTGAAGATCGGCGGGCGATCAATTTTCGTATCAATCAGCAACTGAAAGAATGCTTTGGTCTTGAATTGACAGATTCTTTTTGTGGATTCAAAGCCTATCGCGTTGCTGCCCTGCCCTGCTTCGAGATCACCGAACTCGGATATGCGATGCCGCTTCAGCTATGGGTTCAAGCTGTGCGACATGGGTTGAGAATCACGGAATTTCCAGTTCCGCTGATTTATCTTGAGGAAGAACGCTCATTCGGAGGTTCTCTGGATGATTCTGAGAAGCGGATGGCCTATTATCAACAAATACTGAAACGAGAGATGGAATCGCAAGACGTTCCCTGCGGGGAGGGGCGTTTTTCTACTTGA